TAAATGATTTCACAATTTATAGTCACTGTAATGCAGTTTGTGTCATGAAGCAATTGGCAAGGGTAGATACATTGGCTTGATTGGAGCCTTTGTCACTTGACTGAAGTGAATCATTGTTGGGCTAAAGTACAACAGCAAATACATTTGAAGTTAGTGCACTTTAATCCTTAAATATATccactcaacaaaaaaaaacctcaaaaacacTTTGAATCAGCTCGGAAATAGCCGCAATGGATGGCAATATTCTATTGACACATCATTCAAGGACTCCACTAATGGTTCCAGGAGAGTGGTAGTGCAAGCAGAAAGGACACACTTTATTCACATTAGCCCGTAGACTCGTTCgtagtttgattttcttttttgaatgAAGATTTTAAAACCCATCGTCccgctttttctcttttccgaAACCCATAGGTTCCTTGCCATCTGGTGGCCGCTGAAGCTGCAGATCACGAAACGCCGGGCACGGTTTATGATCGTGTGCATCTGGATCATTGCGCTCGGGTCGACGGTACCGTGGGCACTGTTTTTCGAGCTCGTGCCGATCATCCCGGAAGCGCCCGACATCAAGCTGTGCGTCGAAGTGTGGCCACCGGGGACGGACGGTGCCCTGTACTTTCTGTTAGCGAATCTTGTTGCCTGTTATCTATTGCCGATGACGCTTATCACCATCTGTTACATACTGATCTGGATCAAGGTAGGAAGCACGTACAAAGGGACATTTCCGATCAATGTATGCATTAAGGAAAACCTGCTACAGAAAGCTCAATGGATTTACTTTAGCTCAAAATTGTACATTCAAGAAGGGTTCTACCGAACTGGTATTGGGGTTTTTGGGCGACAATTTGCCAGTTCGCCTTAGCCTTGGTTGTCGCCAAAAAATCTTCGCATATTCTTTAATTCTTTAGAGGCGTTGACGGTCAGTTCATTTTCTACCCTTACCACAAATTCATTTGATAATGTCTTCCTATAAAAAAGAACTTGTCAGGCTCGATCCGCTtccaaaatatattttttacaaGCACACACTTTGAATGATTATCTACGAAATTAGTCTTATAAGAAAATATCAACATTGTCCAGTATATGTTTCATCCCTTAGAAGCATGTCCTAGCTCCTGAATCACAATTTTGGTAATAAAGGGTGAAGCAGAACATATAAGCACGCTTTCTACATGCAGCTACATGAAAACGAAGCTTAGATAGTTAGTGTAccttgttgtttatttttgaggCAAATAGTAAGTGTGCCAGAATTAAGTAATTTCTCGCTAAGTCAATTGGCGGAATCGGAGGGTGTGAGTTTCGGACCGCTATTCGATTTCTTTCCAGTAGTCCAGCTTTGAGGATGCGTTAAAATGCGGTCGAAAATCAGGACCAATCGATCAACAGTTGGACCAAAAATTCTTAAAGActttcaaacataaaaataggAATTCTGTTCGAGATGTAGCCAAAACACTGGCTCCATCAAAGAGCAACGTCCAACGTGCCAAGGCCAGGTTAAATCTATAGACCTTAAAAGTGCAGGAAAAATTTAAGAGGCACATTTAACGCACGTCACGTCAAAGCAGTGGATAAAAAAGGCGAATTAGACCTCAGGTTACCCCATCaatttctattgtttttttttaacagttaCACAATAATGCTAGGCGCCCGATATCTGACTATCGGGCGCCTAGCATTATTCCACTGAATCTCGATCCACTGAACCCCGTAGCCGCAATCGCCAGACTATCgatcttcaaaatttttagttttaacttaacaggttggctgataagtccccggtctaacaaagaaaaacacatttttttgtcaaaattcgtttttattattcaacatagttcccttcaagagcgatacaacaattataacgaccttccaattttttgataccattttggtagtactccttcggttttgcctcaaaataggcctcagtttcggcgaccacctcttcattgcagccaaattttttccctgcgagcatccttttgaggtctgagaacaagaaaaagtcgctgagggccagatctggagaatacggtgggtggagaagcaattcgaagcccaattcatgaatttttgccatcgttctcaatgacttgtggcacggtgcgttgtcttggtggaacaacctttttttcttcttcgttcttttttcgttcgtcaagcaaccaaaagttgcttgacaaaagacgctctgtctcacaaactaattgacatacagacgtcaaattttgacacgaatcatttgaaggttggtgctatataaaaataatatgcatttaatactagcggcgccatctatgtgtcagaccggggacttatcagccaacctgttatagtTTGAACAACTCCTCTGCTCGTCAGCTCCTTTGGAACTATTTTGGGCCTAGTTGCTTCAAATCAGTATACAGCAAAGGAATGTTCTGTATTCAATAGATATCATGCATAAGACGATTTACAACTTGGTCTGGATCTCTAAGATACAGATATACGTCATTATATCACGCAACACAAGCATCTTTAGCAATTCTATTAGCTTGAACCTGGTAACCCTAGCCCAAGTTAATGTGCgtccctttttctttcgaaGGTCTGGCGTCGCTCGATTCCGGGCGACTCGAAGGACGCCCAGATGGACCGGATGCAGCAAAAGTCCAAAATCAAAGTTGTTAAAATGCTTGTTGTAGTTGTTATACTGTTCGTTCTTTCCTGGTTACCTCTGTACGTTATCTTCGCCCGCATCAAGCTGGGCGGGGCGCTCGAAAGCAGCGAGGAGGAGCTGCTCCAGATCGCCACCCCGATCGCCCAATGGCTCGGTGCTTCGAACTCGTGCATCAATCCGATCCTGTACGCGTTCTTCAACAAGAAGTACCGGAAGGGTTTCGCGGCAATTATACGGTCGCGCAAGTGCTGCGGACGGCTACGGTAAGTGCTAATGCTATATTCTAACGGACATAGGGAGAGACTTATTGTACTTGAATCTTTCGTAGGTACTACGAGACGGTAGCAATTGCTTCCTCCTCAACCAGCACTCGTAAGTCCTCGCACTACCACAACAGCACGAAGCGAGCCGGTGGTAGTCCATCGGTCAAATCGGCCGACGTGGTATCGTACATCTACGAGGAGAAAGGTGGCCGCAAGCATCATGCCATCTCGAAGCAAAACAGTGACCTTTCGCGGCATATGCTACTGAAGCAGGATAGCAGCATTTCGCGGCAGTCGCTACTCCTCAAGCAGGACAGTGTGGCGTCACGGTCGGGTAAGACGGGCGGCTCGATTGAATCTCTCGTCAGGATTAAGCCAACAACtgctatgtttttgtttctcttacCGTAGCAATCCTGTACCGGCAGGATAGTGACAACTCGCGCCAGATGCTGTTGAAGCAGGACAGCAACAGCTCGCGGGACATGCTGTCCAAGCAGTGTTCGGCGTCGGATTCGATTTCGCGCCAAGATTCGCAGATCTCGTACATTGATCCACCGCGCAAGGGCATCCTGTGCAAGCAGGACACCCAAATCTCGTACATCGAGCACACCGGACCGGGTGGCATGCTGgccaatggtggtggtggtacaccCGCTAGCAAGAAGTACTCGGCGTCACTGTCCTCGCAGGACAGTGTGCTGTCGATTATTGAGCACAAGCGCCACAAGCTCGTCAAGCAGGACTCGATCTTTTCCTTCAACGAACCGAAATCAGGTAAGCCGCTCAGCGCTCTGCGCTTCCGCCTCCGGTTTGCCGGTCGGCCGTCGGCATGCGCTGCCCATCAATACCCATCACTACCTCCTGCACgtaccaacaccaccacaaaACCACCCTGCTCACCATCAGCTAGTGATGATGTAGGCATTCCCGCCGCCGAGTCTGTCATTGCACGAACGCACGCATGCACGCACCCTTTCACGGCATTTCCTACCATGACCCCACCGCGTtccgccaccaccaacacgtCTACGGTGAACCCCGATCCGATCAATGTAAAGATGAATGTAAATGTTAACGTAAATGTGAATGTCAATGTCGATGTGAATGCGAATGTCGATGTAAGTGTTTGTAGCGATATCCCCGGTGGCAGCAGTggtggcaacagcagcagcagtagtagtgccCCCGCTTTATCGCATGCCTCCCCGCATATAGTACACCGGACCGGACCCGACCGGGTTCATCACTGTACGCTCGGGACGATACCGGAAACGGCCATCGAACACATTCCCCGCCATTGTAGTACCCAGCACCCAGATAGTGTTTGTCAAGCATGCTTCGCTAGCACGACACCGGCCACCAGTAGTAACACCAATACCAGCACAAGACCACCGGTTCGTCGCTGGAACCGGCGGCGCCGTTGGTTTCCCTTTGGCACGAGCGACCGCGGCAAGGTGGCGAGCGGCGCCGGTCGCGAGCTTCAGCCGCCAAGCGCCACTAATACGCGACACCCtctgttgtttttgcttattGTAGTGTACGAAAGTGCCACGCCGGCACCGTTCAAGCGGCACCAGCTCGTCAAGCAACATTCGGTCATATCGTTCGCGGATCAGAAGCGTGGCGGCAGCCTTACGAAGCAGGACTCCGTCACGACCATCCACCGGGCCGGCAATGGGGAAGGTCCGTACATTTCCTCCATCCTGAAGAAGACCGATTCGCAGTGCAGCTCCGCTTCGCCGGTACGCAAAAATATCGGATTTTTCGACGGCTAAGCCGGGATCGTACGAATGCGTTGTCGGGCAGTAGAGTCGCGTGGCCCCGGGGTTGTTATCCTTacctcacatacacacacacacacacacacacagatacagaTACAAACATTCCTTGAACCCTTTATCTTGGGAGGTGGTTCTGGAACAAGACCGTGGACCATCATCGCAAAGCATCCTTCCACCACCTGCCAGAATGTTTCTTCGAATGGCTGAAATCTTTTTTCAAATGGTCCGTTaggaaaatgcatttttttttatttgtatgtgATCGATAAACGAGACGCTGCAACAAATTGGAACATTGGCTTTGGGTTGAATAAAGTTGTTACTGCTTGCTGGTAATAACGACACAAGTATGCCCCTTTTGGAGTTGTTCAACTTAGTCAGTTGGATGTGAATAGACGGAAGGATCGATATTTGTCCTACTATTGCGATGAGTGTAACAAGTGTCTTGGGTTCAAAAATACAATCAATAAGAATTATTTAAGACATT
This genomic window from Anopheles maculipalpis chromosome 2RL, idAnoMacuDA_375_x, whole genome shotgun sequence contains:
- the LOC126559761 gene encoding neuropeptide SIFamide receptor-like; its protein translation is MRDKVPLLTAPMELGGEVFTMGLALKLQKVPPGSGMVDFTEFRRENSNTATYASDWDSYQGPDVLGNGNSNNTVGPFEEYELFYRHSYTMTAVYCVAYFIVFIVGLVGNSFVIAVVFRAPRMRTVTNFFIVNLALADVLVIVFCLPATLMSNIFVPWMLGWLMCKTVPYIQGVSVAASVYSLIAVSLDRFLAIWWPLKLQITKRRARFMIVCIWIIALGSTVPWALFFELVPIIPEAPDIKLCVEVWPPGTDGALYFLLANLVACYLLPMTLITICYILIWIKVWRRSIPGDSKDAQMDRMQQKSKIKVVKMLVVVVILFVLSWLPLYVIFARIKLGGALESSEEELLQIATPIAQWLGASNSCINPILYAFFNKKYRKGFAAIIRSRKCCGRLRYYETVAIASSSTSTRKSSHYHNSTKRAGGSPSVKSADVVSYIYEEKGGRKHHAISKQNSDLSRHMLLKQDSSISRQSLLLKQDSVASRSAILYRQDSDNSRQMLLKQDSNSSRDMLSKQCSASDSISRQDSQISYIDPPRKGILCKQDTQISYIEHTGPGGMLANGGGGTPASKKYSASLSSQDSVLSIIEHKRHKLVKQDSIFSFNEPKSVYESATPAPFKRHQLVKQHSVISFADQKRGGSLTKQDSVTTIHRAGNGEGPYISSILKKTDSQCSSASPVRKNIGFFDG